A single window of Vigna unguiculata cultivar IT97K-499-35 chromosome 1, ASM411807v1, whole genome shotgun sequence DNA harbors:
- the LOC114163225 gene encoding VQ motif-containing protein 17-like produces MTKLETSSPSSLSSKLRINRDSHAISKLKSEIRIVHVFAPKIIEIDAANFRELVQRLTGKPEEGSGGSKSKTAPTKDAMDSNPKEALMVHDEEEFLSLQNGVGVKDEHEEEEGKDGLWRSKLNEKFSGFLDGFSEFDSLLNELSTAPEVNHS; encoded by the coding sequence ATGACAAAGCTAGaaacttcttctccaagctcACTATCCTCAAAGCTAAGAATCAACAGAGATTCACATGCGATCTCAAAGTTGAAGTCAGAGATTAGAATAGTTCATGTGTTTGCTcctaaaataattgaaattgatgcTGCTAATTTCAGAGAGTTAGTTCAAAGACTCACCGGAAAACCAGAAGAAGGGAGCGGTGGAAGCAAGTCCAAAACTGCACCAACCAAAGATGCCATGGATTCAAACCCGAAGGAGGCGTTGATGGTTCATGATGAAGAGGAGTTTCTGAGTCTGCAAAATGGGGTAGGGGTGAAGGATGAACATGAAGAGGAAGAAGGTAAAGATGGTCTATGGAGATCGAAGTTAAACGAGAAGTTCAGTGGTTTTCTTGATGGGTTCTCAGAATTTGATTCTTTGCTGAATGAGTTAAGCACTGCGCCGGAGGTGAATCATAGTTAA
- the LOC114187631 gene encoding uncharacterized protein LOC114187631 yields the protein MTDLPIRYILQKLDISGRLVKWAIELSEYGIQYESRGPIRAQFLADFLVELSEPPVSDQQVKEVSWILSVDGVSNLKGSGVGIVLEGPEGVLIEQSLRFAFKANNNQAEYEALITGMLLAKEMGITRLLVKSDSALVAGQVTGEFQACDPQLAKYLEVVQSIAKNFVLSEFVHVPREKNCRADLLSKLASCSKPGQHKSVIRETLVAPRVDTREKYQVLEILMAEESWMTPLKSMREASRLMAELHEGICGSHIGGRELMLRMVRGGFWPTMKNDCMEYVRKYILGSFPKGVRQLKFLIVAVEYFTKWIEVEPVAVISGSQVRQLCDEVGIKQVFSSVEHPQTNGQAEAANKVILRGVKRRLVAVKGEWPNEIHRVLWAYHTTPQSSTRETPFTLVYGTDAMIHMEITENTRE from the exons ATGACGGATTTGCCAATCAGGTACATACTACAAAAGCTAGATATATCAGGCAGGTTGGTTAAATGGGCAATAGAGCTTTCAGAGTATGGAATACAGTATGAATCACGAGGGCCGATCAGAGCTCAGTTTTTAGCTGATTTTCTGGTAGAATTATCTGAACCACCTGTCAGTGATCAGCAAGTTAAAGAGGTATCATGGATTTTATCTGTTGATGGGGTTTCTAACTTGAAAGGAAGCGGTGTTGGTATAGTATTAGAAGGACCAGAAGGAGTCTTGATTGAACAATCTTTGAGATTTGCTTTCAAAGCCAATAATAATCAAGCAGAGTATGAAGCTTTGATAACAGGGATGCTTTTGGCTAAAGAAATGGGTATCACCAGGTTATTGGTTAAAAGTGATTCTGCATTAGTGGCAGGTCAGGTGACGGGTGAATTCCAGGCTTGTGATCCGCAGTTAGCTAAATATTTAGAGGTGGTCCAATCTATTGCAAAAAATTTTGTTCTCTCCGAATTCGTACATGTTCCGAGAGAGAAAAATTGCCGAGCTGATCTATTATCCAAATTAGCTAGTTGTTCAAAACCAGGGCAGCATAAATCGGTGATAAGAGAAACATTGGTAGCCCCTCGGGTCGATACGCGGGAGAAATATCAAGTCTTGGAGATTTTGATGGCTGAAGAATCTTGGATGACACCTTTGAAAA GTATGAGGGAGGCATCTCGACTCATGGCCGAGCTCCATGAGGGCATATGTGGAAGTCATATCGGAGGGAGAGAATTAATGTTACGGATGGTGCGGGGTGGGTTTTGGCCCACTATGAAGAATGACTGTATGGAGTATGTCAGGAAAT ACATTTTAGGCTCATTTCCTAAAGGGGTGAGACAGCTTAAGTTTTTGATTGTTGCTGTGGAATATTTTACAAAGTGGATTGAAGTCGAGCCGGTTGCTGTGATTTCGGGTAGTCAG GTAAGACAATTATGTGATGAAGTTGGGATTAAGCAGGTTTTCTCTTCTGTGGAGCATCCTCAAACGAATGGTCAAGCTGAGGCAGCTAATAAGGTGATATTAAGGGGTGTGAAACGAAGACTGGTGGCAGTGAAAGGGGAATGGCCAAATGAGATACATCGAGTGTTATGGGCATATCATACCACACCTCAGTCGTCTACCCGAGAGACTCCATTTACTCTGGTATACGGCACAGACGCAATGATACATATGGAAATCACGGAGAACACTAGAGAGTAA
- the LOC114187647 gene encoding uncharacterized protein LOC114187647, whose protein sequence is MQNRLDATNIGYRYSSRLNPEVNDAYPLSNTIMEEPIPQNFVTPKITHFTGNSDPELHLKAFQARMLISGGNDAIRCKMFVGTLAEIALEWFNTILSSTITLFAEFKRAFLERFLANRAKPVEMADMFDIRQYAEESLKQFLNRFTNISMRVVDPNDGLLVKAFVKGLRASSFGESLYRIPPKTLMEIRQRAAVEIETEEAMCHKKAGDKRVLANTKSERDVKTSRRERTPPRTRMDRRFVPYLAQQRTEYR, encoded by the coding sequence ATGCAAAATAGACTAGATGCCACCAACATTGGTTACCGATACTCCAGTCGGTTAAATCCCGAGGTTAACGACGCCTACCCTCTGTCAAATACGATCATGGAGGAGCCGATTCCCCAGAATTTCGTGACCCCAAAGATCACGCACTTCACAGGAAACTCTGATCCAGAGTTACATTTAAAAGCGTTTCAGGCTCGGATGTTGATATCAGGGGGAAACGACGCAATACGTTGTAAAATGTTTGTTGGCACGCTAGCCGAGATCGCTCTTGAATGGTTCAACACTATTCTGAGCTCCACAATCACCTTGTTTGCTGAGTTCAAACGTGCTTTCCTGGAAAGATTTTTGGCTAATAGGGCAAAACCAGTGGAGATGGCAGACATGTTTGACATACGACAGTATGCTGAAGAATCATTAAAACAGTTTCTCAATCGCTTTACCAATATTAGCATGAGAGTGGTCGATCCTAACGATGGTTTACTTGTAAAAGCCTTTGTGAAGGGGCTTCGTGCTAGTTCTTTCGGTGAATCCTTATATCGGATCCCTCCAAAGACTTTGATGGAGATAAGACAAAGAGCAGCGGTAGAAATAGAAACTGAAGAGGCCATGTGTCACAAAAAAGCAGGAGATAAGAGGGTGTTGGCTAACACAAAGAGTGAACGAGATGTTAAAACATCTCGAAGAGAAAGGACTCCACCTCGGACTAGGATGGATCGCAGGTTCGTTCCTTACTTAGCTCAGCAGAGAACTGAGTATCGTTGA
- the LOC114177478 gene encoding uncharacterized protein LOC114177478 — MDSILGDMLMKVGVFILVQALVYLILSNSSNIFSKNIKRSHSFRPARSVSIRRMLALISDFPPEGEPSPSPKAPQSPSLQS, encoded by the coding sequence ATGGACAGCATCTTAGGAGACATGCTGATGAAGGTTGGTGTGTTCATACTGGTTCAAGCTTTGGTGTACCTTATTCTTTCCAATTCATCAAACATCTTCTCCAAGAACATCAAGAGATCGCACAGCTTCAGGCCTGCACGATCTGTCAGCATCCGTCGGATGCTGGCTTTGATCTCTGATTTTCCACCGGAAGGGGAACCTTCTCCTTCCCCCAAGGCTCCTCAATCACCCTCTCTTCAGAGTTAA
- the LOC114162284 gene encoding E3 ubiquitin-protein ligase RNF181-like produces the protein MATAAEPEAKTYWCHECDMSVSLTLPPSPLLCPHCHTHFLELMDSPFSQNDAESPLFDVVFQDALLLLSPKPLPAKPRPLPSVNVTPSLLSALDPNGVVFCAVCKDEIALDAEAKQLPCKHLYHADCITPWLDLHASCPLCRLRLEDEAAAEEEEEGDGVATEIRRELIARLTELTEEDFYGLRTTLSHIASRHALIEENENRPQIGEPRGAQAPLL, from the coding sequence ATGGCGACGGCGGCGGAGCCCGAAGCGAAGACCTACTGGTGCCACGAATGCGACATGAGCGTGTCCCTCACGCTCCCTCCATCGCCTCTCCTCTGTCCCCACTGCCACACCCACTTCCTCGAACTCATGGACTCTCCCTTCTCCCAAAACGACGCCGAATCGCCCCTCTTCGATGTCGTTTTCCAGGACGCGCTCTTACTCCTCTCCCCCAAGCCCCTCCCCGCCAAACCCCGCCCTCTCCCCTCCGTCAACGTCACACCCTCGCTCCTCTCCGCGCTCGACCCCAACGGCGTCGTTTTCTGCGCCGTCTGCAAAGACGAAATTGCCCTCGATGCCGAGGCCAAGCAGTTGCCCTGCAAACACCTCTATCACGCCGACTGCATCACGCCGTGGCTCGACCTCCACGCATCTTGCCCGTTGTGCAGGCTCCGCCTAGAGGATGAGGCGGCGGCGGAGGAGGAAGAGGAGGGGGACGGCGTGGCGACGGAGATCCGGAGGGAGCTGATTGCGAGACTCACGGAGTTGACGGAGGAGGATTTCTACGGGCTGAGAACCACGCTCAGCCACATTGCCTCGCGCCACGCGCTCATCGAAGAGAACGAGAACCGCCCGCAAATTGGCGAACCTCGAGGTGCCCAAGCGCCTTTGCTATAA